The proteins below come from a single Psychrobacter sp. FDAARGOS_221 genomic window:
- a CDS encoding Fur family transcriptional regulator produces MTNSSKLTNSSQTYSVEQATCGSHAGPHLHDVHAFSEQQIEQRLLAAEKLCAEKGARFTPLRKMVYQLILQSDKPLGAYDLIQGLQDSRTKQDGEKAKMVAPPTVYRTLEFLLEFGFIHQLTSINAFVPCCHPRDQHNAVFLLCNACQRVQEFSGMPVQQIVNYVKQQVGFQVQQCVMELKGLCDSCLPHTSALSSAEA; encoded by the coding sequence ATGACCAACTCGAGCAAGCTGACTAATAGCAGCCAAACATACAGTGTTGAGCAGGCGACGTGTGGCTCTCATGCAGGTCCTCATTTACATGACGTGCACGCGTTTTCTGAGCAGCAGATTGAGCAGCGCTTGTTGGCAGCAGAAAAACTGTGCGCCGAAAAAGGGGCACGCTTTACGCCGTTAAGAAAGATGGTGTATCAGCTGATCTTACAGTCAGATAAGCCATTGGGTGCTTACGATTTGATTCAAGGCCTGCAAGACAGCCGTACCAAACAAGATGGTGAAAAAGCCAAAATGGTTGCGCCGCCGACCGTGTATCGCACCCTAGAGTTCTTACTGGAGTTTGGCTTCATTCATCAGCTCACCTCCATCAATGCCTTCGTGCCTTGCTGTCACCCTCGTGATCAGCATAATGCGGTCTTTTTGTTATGCAATGCTTGCCAGCGGGTTCAGGAGTTTAGCGGTATGCCGGTACAGCAAATTGTCAATTACGTCAAACAACAGGTCGGCTTTCAAGTACAACAATGTGTGATGGAGCTTAAAGGCCTGTGTGACAGCTGCCTGCCCCATACCTCTGCCCTATCCTCAGCAGAGGCTTAA
- a CDS encoding metal ABC transporter ATP-binding protein produces MTTEHNSATPLMRLESIGYRLSGRAHHPAKQGAGSKRFNWLSGARSAKKTASQSIADTETQQQKVLLTNISLNILPGEKISVIGPNGAGKSTLMKLILGLITPTSGHIHRHPDLKVSYVPQKFSVPPILPLRVQDLLAQTNNELSADEQAFLYQRLSITPLLKKQVIHLSGGETQRVLLARSFLSKPNLLILDEPMQGLDPESERWLYEFIDDLPPFLQCAMVVVSHDLHWVMRGSRRVICLNKHICCEGQPSDIGVSQEFKQLFGHQYEQPYIHKPHECQHVGPHVH; encoded by the coding sequence ATGACAACAGAACACAATTCGGCAACTCCTTTAATGCGTTTAGAGTCGATCGGCTACCGACTCAGTGGCCGTGCTCATCATCCTGCTAAGCAAGGAGCGGGCAGCAAACGATTTAACTGGCTCAGTGGTGCACGCTCAGCAAAAAAGACAGCCTCTCAAAGCATAGCTGACACTGAAACACAGCAACAAAAAGTGCTGCTCACCAATATCAGCTTAAATATTCTACCAGGCGAAAAAATAAGCGTTATTGGGCCTAATGGTGCTGGTAAATCAACCTTGATGAAACTGATACTAGGTCTGATAACGCCTACTTCCGGCCATATCCATCGTCACCCTGATCTAAAAGTGAGCTATGTGCCACAAAAGTTTAGTGTACCGCCGATTTTGCCGCTACGCGTGCAAGATTTATTGGCACAAACCAATAATGAGCTAAGCGCCGATGAGCAAGCCTTTTTGTATCAACGCTTATCAATCACGCCTTTATTGAAAAAACAGGTCATTCACTTATCAGGCGGTGAAACCCAGCGTGTGTTATTGGCACGCTCCTTTTTAAGCAAACCCAATCTGCTAATTTTAGATGAACCGATGCAAGGGCTCGATCCTGAAAGTGAGCGCTGGTTATATGAGTTTATTGATGATCTGCCACCGTTTTTGCAGTGTGCAATGGTCGTCGTCTCGCACGACTTACATTGGGTCATGCGCGGTAGTCGCCGAGTGATTTGTCTGAACAAGCATATTTGCTGTGAGGGACAGCCGAGCGATATCGGGGTATCTCAAGAATTTAAACAGCTGTTTGGACATCAATATGAGCAGCCTTATATCCATAAGCCTCATGAATGCCAACATGTTGGGCCGCATGTACATTAA
- a CDS encoding metal ABC transporter permease, with the protein MLSEWLDIIAPAWIAGSLLALLSAPLGCLVLWRRMAFFADALAHGTLFGVALAALWQWPSSVGIVIVSIMVVLGLIWLEDERLPSDALLAVVSVTLLCSGLLTLTHLTQLQSNVLGYLFGNLLEVGWTDLPVLAVSVAVGVAVLTYIWRPQIILASHRDLALVAGVNATRQRLFFMGVLAGFCALALQAVGSLLISGLLILPALTARLFAQSPKQMVIIAIILAQLAVTGGVWGSVLLDIQTGLAIVLGLALAFFASFIVSRI; encoded by the coding sequence ATGCTATCTGAATGGCTTGACATCATTGCCCCTGCTTGGATTGCAGGCAGCCTATTGGCATTATTATCTGCACCGCTTGGCTGCTTAGTACTATGGCGGCGTATGGCCTTCTTTGCCGACGCATTGGCACATGGCACCTTATTTGGTGTGGCGCTGGCTGCGTTATGGCAATGGCCCTCATCGGTCGGTATCGTGATCGTCAGTATCATGGTAGTACTGGGATTGATTTGGTTAGAAGATGAGCGCCTGCCCAGTGATGCTCTGCTTGCCGTGGTATCCGTAACTTTATTATGCTCAGGATTATTAACCTTAACTCATTTGACACAATTACAGTCTAATGTATTGGGCTATCTGTTCGGTAACTTACTGGAAGTAGGCTGGACTGATTTGCCAGTATTGGCAGTATCTGTGGCTGTCGGTGTTGCCGTATTGACCTATATTTGGCGACCGCAAATCATCCTAGCCAGTCATCGCGACTTGGCCTTGGTTGCTGGGGTCAACGCAACCCGTCAGCGCCTATTCTTTATGGGGGTATTGGCCGGATTCTGTGCGTTGGCATTACAAGCCGTCGGTAGCTTATTAATCAGCGGCTTATTAATATTGCCAGCATTAACTGCCAGATTATTCGCTCAGTCACCCAAGCAAATGGTGATTATCGCTATTATTTTGGCACAATTGGCCGTCACTGGCGGTGTTTGGGGCAGTGTGTTATTAGATATTCAAACCGGGTTGGCGATTGTGTTAGGATTGGCATTGGCCTTCTTTGCGTCTTTTATAGTCTCGCGCATTTAG
- a CDS encoding metallophosphoesterase, which translates to MPNRSDSDLKRQYPPTAIHTADGNINILQLTDPHLYWDTTTSTAGINNHQNFVACLNQALNEDRRCDLILLTGDLVNEVNTQIYDRIFELLQQTGIPHACIAGNHDVTDELNTHLAFEQRQFVAHTADPRLLSRHSIQLNNWELLLLDSSVPGKIYGAVGNKNLQWLRQKLANCHNPVMIAMHHHLLPMHSAWIDAHITQDASDFWALIKQFPQVKAVLSGHVHQDYESSQSGVNVYTTPSTCYQFKPNEDDFALDPDASPGYRWLTLTIEGEINSWVTRLTKPTN; encoded by the coding sequence ATGCCGAACCGTTCTGACTCCGATCTAAAGCGTCAATATCCGCCAACCGCTATCCACACCGCAGATGGCAACATTAATATTTTGCAGCTAACAGACCCCCATCTGTATTGGGATACAACCACGTCGACAGCAGGCATTAATAACCATCAAAACTTTGTCGCCTGTCTTAATCAAGCCTTAAATGAAGACAGACGTTGTGATTTGATCTTGCTGACCGGCGACTTGGTCAATGAGGTCAACACCCAAATATACGATAGAATCTTTGAGCTGTTACAACAAACCGGCATCCCTCACGCCTGCATTGCCGGTAATCATGATGTCACCGACGAGCTCAATACCCATCTTGCCTTTGAGCAACGTCAATTCGTCGCGCACACGGCAGACCCTCGCCTATTATCACGTCATAGCATTCAATTGAATAACTGGGAATTGCTGCTGCTAGACAGTAGTGTACCTGGGAAGATATATGGTGCAGTCGGCAACAAAAACTTGCAATGGCTACGTCAAAAGCTCGCAAACTGTCATAATCCTGTCATGATTGCCATGCATCATCACCTGCTTCCAATGCACTCTGCTTGGATAGATGCACATATTACCCAAGATGCGAGCGATTTTTGGGCATTAATTAAGCAATTCCCGCAAGTCAAAGCGGTGCTATCAGGACATGTTCATCAAGATTATGAAAGCAGTCAGTCTGGGGTCAACGTCTATACGACGCCTTCGACCTGCTATCAGTTCAAACCCAATGAAGATGACTTTGCATTGGACCCTGATGCATCTCCTGGATATCGCTGGTTAACATTGACAATTGAAGGAGAGATTAACAGTTGGGTGACTCGGCTTACCAAGCCAACTAATTGA
- the dksA gene encoding RNA polymerase-binding protein DksA yields the protein MSQTATDDLTFKPYEAKADEEYMSDAQLKHFEDILKAWKLQLAGDADRTKNYIQDESASLSDTNDRATQEEEFALALRTRDRERKLIRKIDKSLADISTGDYGFCETCGVEIGLRRLEARPTATQCIDCKTLSEIKERQNWGHS from the coding sequence ATGAGTCAAACTGCTACTGACGACTTAACCTTTAAGCCTTACGAAGCGAAAGCAGACGAAGAATACATGTCAGATGCCCAGCTTAAACACTTTGAAGATATTTTAAAAGCATGGAAGCTACAGCTGGCAGGAGATGCTGACCGCACCAAGAACTACATTCAAGATGAGTCTGCATCGCTATCAGATACCAATGATAGAGCCACTCAGGAAGAAGAGTTTGCACTGGCATTACGCACCCGAGATCGTGAGCGTAAGCTGATTCGTAAGATTGATAAGTCACTGGCTGATATCAGCACTGGTGATTACGGATTCTGTGAAACGTGTGGTGTCGAGATTGGTCTACGCCGCTTAGAGGCACGTCCTACTGCTACTCAATGTATCGATTGTAAGACGTTATCAGAGATCAAAGAGCGTCAAAACTGGGGACATTCATAA
- the gluQRS gene encoding tRNA glutamyl-Q(34) synthetase GluQRS yields the protein MPTHCPKRPAAHPNDSLAMGRFAPSPTGQLHLGSLTTALASYCHIKSIQGHWLVRIEDTDRQRCRPEFSAQILRDLEHLGLYWDDEVFYQSRRESIYNELLYDGLSNRLYGCGCSRKQLAEYPIYPGFCRPEPSAKYTPSATSTPDTQPKLNSELNTDNAYQQRIADFTQRKVRVQLPNYSIGFLDGIQGMQWANPQQTLGDVVLRRADGTINYFLAASVDDGLQGITHVMRGLDILPLTPAQIAIMSYLNLPMVEHWYHLPLVENQHGQKLSKQNLAEPIDTSSTKKCQQLILQALNLLKQDKVELDSPELMLKQAVQQWQNKPLQQQRVLGTV from the coding sequence ATGCCAACACATTGCCCAAAACGGCCTGCCGCACACCCTAACGATTCGTTAGCTATGGGTCGTTTTGCGCCCTCCCCGACAGGACAACTGCACCTTGGGTCGCTGACCACTGCGCTTGCCAGTTACTGTCATATTAAGTCAATTCAAGGCCACTGGTTGGTTCGTATCGAAGATACCGACCGTCAACGCTGCCGACCTGAATTTAGCGCTCAAATCTTACGTGATTTAGAACACCTTGGCCTGTACTGGGACGATGAGGTGTTTTATCAGTCACGGCGCGAATCCATTTATAATGAACTGCTGTATGACGGTCTATCGAATCGTCTGTATGGCTGTGGTTGCTCGCGCAAACAGCTTGCTGAATATCCAATCTACCCTGGGTTTTGTCGACCCGAACCAAGTGCTAAATACACACCAAGCGCTACATCTACACCAGACACTCAACCTAAACTCAATTCTGAACTTAATACAGATAACGCCTATCAACAGCGGATTGCAGATTTTACTCAGCGCAAAGTCAGAGTTCAGCTGCCCAATTACAGCATTGGCTTTTTGGATGGCATCCAAGGTATGCAGTGGGCCAATCCGCAGCAAACCTTAGGCGATGTGGTATTACGCCGCGCAGATGGAACCATTAACTACTTTTTGGCGGCTAGTGTTGATGACGGGCTACAAGGCATTACTCACGTGATGCGTGGCTTAGACATCCTACCACTGACGCCGGCACAAATTGCCATAATGTCCTATCTTAATCTGCCTATGGTTGAGCACTGGTATCATCTGCCTTTGGTAGAGAACCAGCACGGCCAAAAGCTATCCAAGCAAAACTTAGCAGAACCCATTGATACGTCGAGCACAAAAAAATGCCAACAGTTAATACTGCAGGCATTGAATTTATTAAAACAAGATAAAGTGGAACTCGATAGTCCTGAACTGATGCTAAAGCAAGCGGTACAGCAGTGGCAAAATAAGCCTTTGCAACAGCAGAGAGTCTTGGGCACAGTTTAA
- the ftsW gene encoding putative lipid II flippase FtsW, translating into MANNTSPASRFSAKASSQRKRDYSGIFSVPTAGGVLLTSVCCLLVLSLVMVASASIPFANMHDLKQLNFFYNQLWYIAIGATAGFVTYKMRLSWFYDMLFLVVSLVTVLLLLILTLLIGDDINGAKRWIEFGSVNFQVAELAKLVMVLFTADFVVRRGNEVRQGIGGIIRLGVTVGILIALILSQPDFGSVVILSGVILSIFFVAGAPWSQIIWLIILGALGGAYAILFQEYRVIRFASFWDPFDDIQGSDYQLARSLIAFGRGEVTGVGYGESVQKLAHLPEAHTDFLLAITGEELGLVGVLTVLILEALVVASVMRISYNALRNHQMRLSYTAFGFGIIFIGQIMVNAGMNMGIMPTKGLTLPFFSYGGSSMLICLVMVGLLLNIQKTSPKIASIRCRHY; encoded by the coding sequence ATGGCAAATAATACCTCCCCGGCATCTCGCTTTTCAGCAAAGGCATCATCACAACGCAAGCGTGATTATTCAGGCATATTCTCTGTGCCAACGGCGGGCGGTGTGCTGCTCACCAGTGTGTGCTGCTTGCTGGTATTAAGCCTGGTTATGGTCGCTTCTGCTTCCATTCCATTTGCTAACATGCACGACTTAAAACAGCTGAACTTTTTTTATAATCAGCTGTGGTATATAGCCATTGGGGCGACTGCGGGTTTTGTGACTTACAAAATGCGCCTATCTTGGTTTTATGACATGCTGTTTTTAGTGGTGTCTTTGGTAACCGTACTGCTGTTACTGATATTAACGCTACTCATAGGCGATGATATTAACGGTGCAAAGCGATGGATTGAATTTGGCTCAGTCAACTTTCAGGTCGCCGAGCTTGCGAAGTTGGTGATGGTGTTATTTACTGCTGACTTTGTGGTGCGCCGTGGTAATGAGGTGCGCCAAGGTATCGGCGGTATCATACGTTTAGGCGTCACGGTTGGTATCTTGATTGCGCTCATCTTGTCACAGCCCGACTTCGGGTCAGTGGTTATCCTAAGTGGTGTTATTTTGTCTATCTTCTTCGTGGCAGGTGCGCCTTGGAGTCAGATAATATGGCTGATCATTCTAGGCGCATTGGGCGGCGCTTATGCGATTTTATTCCAAGAGTATCGGGTGATACGTTTTGCCTCTTTCTGGGATCCGTTTGATGACATTCAAGGTTCAGACTATCAGTTAGCACGCAGTTTGATTGCGTTTGGTCGTGGTGAAGTGACTGGTGTTGGCTATGGTGAAAGTGTGCAAAAGCTGGCGCATTTACCTGAGGCCCATACTGACTTCTTATTGGCAATTACTGGTGAAGAGCTAGGGTTAGTAGGGGTATTAACGGTATTGATTCTAGAAGCATTGGTGGTCGCCAGTGTGATGCGTATTAGCTATAACGCACTGCGCAATCATCAAATGCGTTTAAGCTACACCGCTTTTGGTTTTGGTATTATCTTTATTGGTCAAATCATGGTGAATGCGGGTATGAACATGGGTATCATGCCAACCAAGGGTTTGACACTGCCGTTTTTTAGCTATGGCGGCTCATCGATGCTGATTTGTTTAGTTATGGTCGGTTTGTTATTAAATATTCAAAAAACCAGCCCTAAGATTGCCTCTATCCGTTGCCGTCATTATTAA
- the murD gene encoding UDP-N-acetylmuramoyl-L-alanine--D-glutamate ligase: protein MIQKGSGLQVVIGLGQSGLATANYLAKRGYRVAVTDANAAPGLAAQLDSRIEIRAFGAIDADLLLKAERIVISPGVALTTPAVAKAKQAGIAIVSDIQLFKEACRAPIVAITGSNAKSTVTTLVGQMAKDAGINVGVGGNIGVPALSLLEDEQLGEQMQLAVLELSSFQLETVTNLGAKVATVLNMSPDHLDRHGDMLGYHQAKHRIFQGAESIVINRDDALSRPLVADDIPRLSVGSNAPDLGEFGLITEGDGSIYLAKGTHKLIGADQLKVKGKHNLLNALSALALGELAGIEMPSMLKTLQEFSGLPHRCQFVDNVAGVEYFNDSKGTNVGSTLAAISGLGSVYSSRSDGKTKLLLILGGQGKGQQFGELVPLLNQYVSQLILIGEDAGIIDEHLQQAQLSETVERHHCDTLEQAMTKAQSLTASSLSQVAAVLLSPACASFDQYIGYSQRGEHFCQLVAQLADNEPS from the coding sequence ATGATTCAAAAGGGCAGTGGCTTACAGGTAGTGATAGGCTTAGGTCAATCTGGCTTAGCAACGGCCAACTATTTGGCCAAGCGTGGCTACCGTGTCGCAGTGACTGATGCCAACGCAGCTCCCGGCTTAGCAGCACAGCTTGATTCTCGTATTGAGATACGTGCGTTTGGCGCTATCGACGCAGACTTATTGCTAAAAGCTGAGCGTATTGTGATTAGTCCAGGCGTGGCACTGACAACCCCTGCTGTGGCGAAGGCTAAGCAGGCAGGCATTGCCATTGTCAGTGATATTCAACTGTTTAAAGAGGCCTGCCGTGCCCCGATTGTGGCCATCACAGGCTCGAATGCGAAGAGCACGGTCACAACCTTAGTGGGGCAAATGGCAAAAGATGCCGGCATTAATGTCGGTGTGGGTGGCAATATTGGCGTGCCTGCCTTAAGCTTATTAGAAGATGAGCAGTTGGGTGAACAGATGCAGCTGGCAGTGCTTGAGTTGTCTAGCTTTCAGTTAGAGACGGTTACTAATCTAGGCGCTAAAGTTGCGACCGTATTGAATATGTCGCCAGATCACTTAGATCGTCATGGCGATATGCTCGGCTATCACCAAGCCAAGCATCGTATCTTCCAAGGGGCTGAGTCGATTGTGATTAATCGTGACGATGCTTTATCACGTCCATTGGTTGCAGATGATATTCCACGTTTGAGTGTTGGTTCTAATGCGCCAGACTTAGGTGAATTTGGTTTGATTACCGAGGGTGATGGCAGTATTTATTTGGCCAAAGGCACGCATAAGCTAATCGGTGCTGATCAACTGAAAGTTAAGGGTAAGCATAACTTGCTTAATGCGTTGTCCGCGTTAGCGTTAGGAGAGCTGGCAGGGATTGAGATGCCCAGCATGCTAAAAACGTTACAAGAGTTTTCTGGATTGCCACACCGCTGCCAATTTGTGGATAATGTGGCAGGTGTTGAGTACTTCAATGACTCAAAAGGAACCAATGTCGGCTCGACGCTGGCTGCCATTTCTGGTCTAGGCTCTGTCTATAGTAGCCGTAGTGATGGTAAGACTAAGCTGCTACTGATATTGGGCGGACAAGGCAAAGGCCAGCAATTTGGTGAGCTGGTACCGCTGCTTAATCAATATGTGAGTCAGCTGATCCTTATCGGAGAAGATGCTGGCATTATCGACGAGCACTTGCAGCAAGCGCAGTTAAGTGAGACAGTTGAGAGACATCACTGTGATACTCTAGAGCAGGCGATGACCAAGGCGCAGTCGTTAACCGCAAGTAGTTTGTCACAAGTTGCGGCAGTATTGTTATCACCGGCTTGCGCCAGCTTCGACCAATACATCGGTTATAGCCAACGTGGTGAGCATTTTTGTCAATTGGTTGCTCAATTGGCAGACAATGAACCCAGCTAG
- a CDS encoding SulP family inorganic anion transporter gives MIVPSINTIRDEWFSNVRGDVLSGLVVALALIPEAIAFSIIAGVDPKVGLYASFCIAVVISFVGGRPGMISAATGAMALVMVTLVAEHGLQYLLAATLLCGVIQFVMGVFKLGNLMRFVSRSVVIGFVNALAILIFMAQLPELIPALNPEAADRIGLPVYLMTAAGLAIIYGFPLIPKIGKIIPSPLICIVGLTIVALYMGLDIRNVGDMGDLPDTLPMFLLPDIPLNLETLLIIAPYSAALAVVGLLESMMTATIVDDLTDTLSDKNRECRGQGIANVVSGFFGGMAGCAMIGQSVINVKSGGRTRLSTLIAGVVLLILVVFLSDWVSQIPMAALVAVMIMVSIGTFNWESLREFKTHPMSFNIVMVATVITTVFSHNLAYGVLVGVLLSALFFANKISQFLSIYSEYDEQNNTRYYYVHGQVFFSSTTYFLDSFDTKEALNSVVIDVTHAHFWDVTAVDTLDKLVIRFQREGIDVKVIGLNSASRTLIDQFSIHDRRDIGLLD, from the coding sequence ATGATAGTACCTTCTATAAATACAATACGAGACGAGTGGTTTTCAAATGTGCGTGGTGACGTGCTCTCTGGATTGGTAGTCGCTTTAGCCCTAATCCCCGAAGCCATTGCCTTTTCTATCATCGCCGGTGTTGATCCAAAAGTGGGGCTGTATGCCTCATTTTGTATTGCGGTTGTCATCAGCTTCGTCGGTGGCCGCCCAGGTATGATTTCTGCTGCGACCGGTGCCATGGCATTAGTCATGGTCACCTTAGTCGCTGAGCATGGGCTGCAGTATTTATTGGCCGCCACCTTACTGTGTGGTGTGATTCAGTTCGTCATGGGTGTGTTTAAGCTCGGTAATCTGATGCGCTTTGTATCACGCTCAGTGGTGATTGGTTTCGTCAACGCCTTGGCCATTTTGATTTTTATGGCGCAGCTGCCAGAGCTGATTCCAGCATTAAACCCTGAAGCGGCCGATCGAATTGGGCTACCTGTGTACCTGATGACCGCAGCCGGACTGGCTATTATTTACGGTTTTCCGTTAATACCAAAAATTGGCAAAATCATTCCTTCACCGCTGATTTGTATTGTTGGTCTGACCATCGTTGCATTATATATGGGATTAGACATCCGTAACGTCGGCGATATGGGTGATCTGCCAGATACTCTGCCGATGTTTTTATTACCAGATATCCCACTAAACTTAGAAACCTTACTAATTATCGCGCCTTACTCTGCTGCATTAGCCGTGGTTGGCTTGCTTGAGTCTATGATGACAGCAACTATTGTCGATGACTTAACCGATACCTTAAGTGATAAAAACCGCGAGTGTCGTGGTCAAGGTATTGCCAACGTGGTATCAGGATTCTTTGGTGGTATGGCCGGCTGTGCCATGATTGGTCAATCAGTGATTAACGTAAAATCGGGTGGCCGTACACGTCTATCGACACTGATTGCCGGTGTGGTGCTACTAATCTTAGTGGTATTTTTAAGCGATTGGGTCAGTCAAATTCCGATGGCAGCATTGGTTGCGGTTATGATTATGGTCTCTATCGGTACCTTTAACTGGGAGTCGCTACGTGAGTTCAAGACCCATCCTATGTCATTCAACATAGTCATGGTCGCTACTGTCATCACTACCGTGTTTAGCCATAACTTGGCTTACGGTGTGTTGGTTGGCGTCTTATTATCTGCCCTGTTCTTTGCTAACAAAATCAGTCAATTCTTAAGTATCTATAGTGAGTACGATGAGCAAAACAACACCCGTTACTACTATGTACACGGTCAGGTATTCTTTAGCTCAACCACTTACTTCTTAGACAGCTTTGATACCAAAGAAGCGCTTAATAGTGTGGTTATTGACGTCACACACGCTCACTTTTGGGACGTGACAGCTGTGGATACCTTAGACAAGCTTGTTATCCGTTTCCAACGTGAAGGTATTGATGTTAAAGTAATTGGATTAAACAGCGCCAGCCGTACCTTAATTGATCAGTTCTCGATTCATGATCGTCGTGACATCGGCTTGCTTGATTAA
- a CDS encoding universal stress protein, with amino-acid sequence MSNLIPDSVIACLDCPNHVQAVLDASMWSAKALQAPIGLLHSTPSVYHKAAMDYSGCLIADDGENLLNQLAREEKSSNSKLRDQGRVLLKQAENYCEQHQGRHQFHTYMLHRHASLADSLDYVDNNAQLIVIGHQVTCKDTLSQLVRASRCPILVTHEDFHAPKTALFAFDNRPTSHALLDWLCSNSLVRNLTLHVVMVGEENERNKDALREAYARLKQVGIDCKKALLEGRDTTATLTFYQQKHQLDLLITGAFGESRLHELLHGSDTRKLLKASRTPYLLYPRM; translated from the coding sequence ATGAGTAACTTAATACCAGACAGTGTCATTGCCTGCCTTGACTGCCCAAATCATGTGCAGGCCGTACTCGATGCCAGCATGTGGTCGGCAAAGGCGTTGCAAGCACCAATCGGTTTGCTACATTCAACGCCGAGCGTGTATCACAAAGCAGCCATGGACTACTCTGGTTGCTTGATTGCCGATGATGGTGAGAACTTGCTGAACCAGTTAGCACGTGAAGAAAAAAGCAGTAACAGTAAGCTGCGTGACCAAGGCCGAGTGCTATTAAAACAGGCCGAAAACTACTGTGAGCAGCATCAAGGTCGCCATCAATTTCATACCTATATGCTACATCGTCATGCCTCATTAGCCGACAGCCTTGATTATGTCGATAATAATGCTCAGCTGATCGTGATAGGTCATCAGGTAACCTGCAAAGACACCCTGTCACAGTTAGTGCGTGCCAGTCGCTGCCCTATTCTGGTGACTCACGAAGACTTTCATGCTCCCAAAACAGCGTTGTTTGCCTTTGATAATCGCCCGACCAGTCATGCCTTATTAGACTGGTTGTGCAGCAACTCGTTGGTGAGAAATCTAACCCTACACGTGGTAATGGTCGGCGAAGAAAATGAGCGCAATAAAGATGCGCTGCGTGAGGCTTATGCGCGCTTAAAGCAGGTCGGTATTGACTGTAAAAAGGCGCTGCTTGAAGGCCGAGATACCACAGCGACCCTGACCTTCTATCAACAAAAGCATCAGCTAGATCTCCTAATCACCGGTGCCTTTGGTGAATCACGCTTACACGAGCTGCTACATGGCAGTGATACACGTAAGCTACTTAAAGCCAGTCGCACGCCTTATTTACTTTACCCACGTATGTAG